A part of Bacillus spongiae genomic DNA contains:
- a CDS encoding nucleoside deaminase produces MKKNDEYFMKKALDMAFQARTEGNEPFGAILVKDDEVVMIGENKINTLCDPTHHAEIGLIRKFCTEHNIFDLSQYSLYTSCEPCVMCSGAMVWSNLGKMVYSVSHNQLAEIAGSNIMISCKEVFDKSPQKPVVVEKVLNEEGLKVFEGYKF; encoded by the coding sequence ATGAAGAAAAATGATGAATATTTCATGAAAAAGGCTCTTGATATGGCTTTTCAAGCTAGAACGGAAGGAAATGAGCCGTTTGGAGCTATATTAGTAAAAGATGATGAAGTAGTTATGATTGGGGAAAATAAAATTAATACTTTGTGTGATCCTACTCACCATGCTGAAATCGGACTCATTAGAAAGTTTTGTACTGAACATAATATTTTTGATTTATCTCAATATAGCTTATATACAAGTTGTGAACCTTGTGTAATGTGCTCTGGCGCTATGGTTTGGTCGAATCTTGGAAAAATGGTATACAGTGTATCTCACAATCAATTAGCAGAAATAGCCGGTAGTAACATTATGATATCATGCAAAGAAGTATTTGATAAAAGTCCTCAAAAACCAGTAGTGGTAGAGAAAGTATTAAATGAAGAGGGATTAAAAGTATTTGAAGGATATAAATTTTAA
- the pflA gene encoding pyruvate formate-lyase-activating protein, with amino-acid sequence MQYQNSVHSTESLGTVDGPGIRYIVFTQGCLLRCKYCHNPDTWKLGEGKDISISTLISEIKSYLPFIQASGGGVTVSGGEPLLHLDFIMELFTECKKLGIHTCIDTSGGCYSEKASFQEKLNNVLKLTDLVLLDIKHENAEKHKALTGLSNEHIKAFARHLDKINKPVWIRHVLVPGYTNSENDLIKLGKFLRELSNIEKIEILPYHTLGVYKWKNLGYEYPLEGVHTPSEEEVQQAYQLIKGE; translated from the coding sequence ATGCAATACCAAAATAGTGTTCATTCAACTGAATCCCTCGGGACAGTAGACGGACCAGGCATACGCTACATTGTCTTTACACAAGGGTGTCTTTTACGCTGTAAATATTGCCATAACCCCGATACTTGGAAATTAGGGGAAGGGAAGGACATTTCTATTTCAACACTTATATCTGAAATAAAGAGTTATCTACCATTTATTCAAGCATCAGGAGGTGGTGTGACGGTTAGTGGAGGAGAACCTTTGTTACATTTAGACTTCATTATGGAACTTTTCACAGAGTGCAAAAAGCTCGGAATTCACACATGTATAGATACATCGGGCGGCTGTTACAGTGAAAAAGCGTCATTTCAAGAAAAACTGAACAACGTGTTGAAATTAACCGATCTTGTATTATTAGATATAAAGCATGAGAATGCAGAAAAGCATAAAGCTTTAACGGGCTTATCGAATGAGCATATTAAAGCTTTTGCAAGACACTTAGATAAAATAAACAAGCCTGTATGGATTCGCCATGTACTCGTACCAGGTTATACAAATAGTGAGAATGACTTAATAAAGCTTGGCAAATTTCTACGAGAGTTATCCAATATTGAAAAAATCGAAATCCTTCCTTATCACACGCTAGGTGTATATAAGTGGAAGAATTTAGGTTATGAATATCCCCTTGAAGGTGTTCACACACCTAGTGAAGAAGAAGTACAGCAAGCCTATCAACTAATCAAAGGGGAATAA